Proteins co-encoded in one Brassica rapa cultivar Chiifu-401-42 chromosome A02, CAAS_Brap_v3.01, whole genome shotgun sequence genomic window:
- the LOC103852654 gene encoding ADP-ribosylation factor 2-B isoform X2 has protein sequence MGLSFAKLFSRLFAKKEMRILMVGLDAAGKTTILYKLKLGEIVTTIPTIGFNVETVEYKNISFTVWDVGGQDKIRPLWRHYFQNTQGLIFVVDSNDRDRVVEARDELHRMLNEDELRDAVLLVFANKQDLPNAMNAAEITDKLGLHSLRQRHW, from the exons ATGGGGTTGAGTTTCGCCAAGCTGTTTAGCAGGCTCTTTGCCAAGAAGGAGATGAGGATTCTGATGGTTGGTCTTGATGCTGCTGGTAAGACCACTATTCTCTACAAGCTCAAGCTCGGAGAGATTGTCACCACCATCCCCACTATTG GTTTCAATGTGGAAACTGTGGAGTACAAGAACATCAGTTTCACTGTGTGGGATGTCGGGGGTCAGGACAAG ATCCGTCCCTTGTGGAGGCATTACTTCCAGAACACTCAGGGTCTGATTTTTGTCGTGGACAGCAACGACAGAGACCGTGTTGTTGAGGCTCGAGATGAACTTCACAGGATGCTCAATGAG gaCGAGCTCCGTGATGCTGTGCTGCTTGTGTTTGCCAACAAGCAAGATCTTCCAAATGCGATGAATGCAGCTGAGATCACAGATAAGCTTGGCCTTCACTCCCTGCGCCAGCGTCACTGGTGA
- the LOC103852654 gene encoding ADP-ribosylation factor 2-B isoform X1: MGLSFAKLFSRLFAKKEMRILMVGLDAAGKTTILYKLKLGEIVTTIPTIGFNVETVEYKNISFTVWDVGGQDKIRPLWRHYFQNTQGLIFVVDSNDRDRVVEARDELHRMLNEDELRDAVLLVFANKQDLPNAMNAAEITDKLGLHSLRQRHWYIQSTCATSGEGLYEGLDWLSNNIAGKA; the protein is encoded by the exons ATGGGGTTGAGTTTCGCCAAGCTGTTTAGCAGGCTCTTTGCCAAGAAGGAGATGAGGATTCTGATGGTTGGTCTTGATGCTGCTGGTAAGACCACTATTCTCTACAAGCTCAAGCTCGGAGAGATTGTCACCACCATCCCCACTATTG GTTTCAATGTGGAAACTGTGGAGTACAAGAACATCAGTTTCACTGTGTGGGATGTCGGGGGTCAGGACAAG ATCCGTCCCTTGTGGAGGCATTACTTCCAGAACACTCAGGGTCTGATTTTTGTCGTGGACAGCAACGACAGAGACCGTGTTGTTGAGGCTCGAGATGAACTTCACAGGATGCTCAATGAG gaCGAGCTCCGTGATGCTGTGCTGCTTGTGTTTGCCAACAAGCAAGATCTTCCAAATGCGATGAATGCAGCTGAGATCACAGATAAGCTTGGCCTTCACTCCCTGCGCCAGCGTCACTG GTACATTCAGAGCACATGCGCCACTTCAGGTGAAGGACTGTACGAAGGTCTGGACTGGCTGTCCAACAACATCGCTGGCAAG GCGTGA
- the LOC108870724 gene encoding uncharacterized protein LOC108870724: MSPPFRPEGLLIGPGRFISNPSSKSSPLCLGSRSTGLISRLFFEDGFSCFEALLLFLWSLRPRLHSLPNTQASAAKIRMAARTMNAVPNEPLEPEDEGGAYEKDDEEEEDDDGYTIRGCWNCCG, encoded by the coding sequence ATGTCTCCTCCGTTTCGACCAGAAGGTTTGCTCATTGGACCAGGACGCTTTATATCGAACCCAAGCTCCAAATCATCACCTCTCTGTCTCGGCTCACGTTCCACAGGTCTGATCTCACGGCTCTTCTTTGAAGACGGTTTCTCATGCTTTGAagctttgttgttgtttttgtggTCCTTGCGGCCCCGGTTGCATAGCCTTCCGAATACACAAGCCAGTGCTGCCAAGATAAGGATGGCTGCTAGAACTATGAACGCTGTACCGAATGAGCCACTTGAACCAGAGGATGAGGGCGGTGCATACGagaaagatgatgaagaagaagaagatgatgatggatACACAATAAGAGGTTGCTGGAACTGTTGTGGTTGA
- the LOC103852653 gene encoding proline-rich receptor-like protein kinase PERK13, with translation MSDSPTSSPPAPSADSVPPPDNSTGGSAPPPTDSSPPPSPPADSAPPPSTPSPPPASPPPESNPPPDSSPPPPPDAPPPSDPLPPVDSGSPPPEPTNSPPPPPEEFESPPPPPPNEDNTSPPSPPEQPPPPPPQAPSPKGGPKNPKKSLPPANSPPAPPNAPSHALPPKSTGAGGPLKSPSRGVPSFPPPPPTSNDGGYQGKTMAGMAVAGFAIIALIAVVFLVRRKKKKNVDVYTDSQYLPPSNFSIKSDGFLYGQNTTKGGYSGPGGYNTKQQSNNSFGSQRGSTPDSAVMGSGQTHFAYEELMEITQGFAKQNILGEGGFGCVYKGKLHDGKLVAVKQLKVGSGQGDREFKAEVEIISRVHHRHLVSLVGYCISDVQRLLIYEYVPNQTLEHHLHGKGRPVLDWARRVRIAIGSAKGLAYLHEDCHPKIIHRDIKSANILLDDEFEAQVADFGLAKLSDSTQTHVSTRVMGTFGYLAPEYAQSGKLTDRSDVFSFGVVLLELITGRKPVDQYMPLGEESLVEWARPLLHKAIETGDFSELVDRRLEKHYVENEVFRMIETAAACVRHSGPKRPRMAQVVRALDSEGDMGDISNGSKVGQNSSAYDSGQYNSDDRKMAFGFDDSSDSGMHSGDYSVQTSRKGSNGASTEFTRNESENRNFNNRRF, from the exons ATGTCTGACTCGCCGACTTCTTCCCCACCAGCCCCCTCCGCCGACTCCGTTCCACCGCCGGATAACTCCACCGGTGGTTCTGCTCCTCCACCTACTGATTCCTCACCACCTCCTTCCCCACCGGCTGACTCAGCACCGCCGCCGAGTACCCCGTCTCCACCGCCGGCGTCTCCTCCTCCGGAATCCAATCCCCCGCCTGATTCCTCACCCCCTCCTCCCCCGGATGCTCCACCTCCTTCTGATCCTCTACCACCGGTTGACTCCGGTTCTCCACCACCGGAGCCCACaaactctcctcctcctccccctGAGGAATTTgaatcaccaccaccacctccaccgaATGAAGACAACACCTCTCCTCCTTCACCTCCGGAAcaaccacctcctcctcctcctcaggcGCCTTCACCAAAGGGAGGACCCAAAAACCCGAAAAAATCACTACCACCAGCCAATTCTCCTCCGGCTCCTCCAAATGCGCCTTCCCACGCACTACCACCCAAGTCCACCGGTGCAGGAGGACCTCTCAAATCCCCTTCTCGCGGCGTCCCCAGCTTCCCGCCGCCTCCTCCAACCAGCAATGACGGTGGCTATCAAGGCAAGACTATGGCCGGCATGGCAGTCGCCGGATTCGCAATCATCGCCTTGATCGCCGTCGTGTTCTTAGtcagaagaaagaaaaagaaaaacgtaGATGTATACACTGACTCCCAGTACTTGCCTCCTTCTAACTTCTCCATCAAGTCAG ATGGATTTTTATACGGACAGAATACGACAAAAGGAGGGTACTCTGGTCCTGGTGGCTACAACACAAAGCAACAATCCAATAACAGCTTCGGGAGCCAAAGAGGGAGTACACCTGATTCAGCTGTGATGGGAAGTGGTCAAACGCATTTCGCCTACGAAGAGCTAATGGAGATAACGCAAGGATTCGCTAAGCAAAACATACTCGGAGAAGGTGGGTTCGGGTGTGTCTACAAAGGTAAACTACACGACGGAAAGCTAGTTGCTGTGAAGCAGCTTAAGGTTGGGAGTGGACAAGGTGATCGTGAGTTTAAAGCAGAGGTTGAGATCATTAGCCGTGTTCATCATCGTCATTTGGTTTCTCTGGTTGGTTATTGTATCTCGGATGTCCAGAGGTTGCTTATTTATGAGTATGTTCCAAACCAAACCTTGGAGCATCATTTGCATG GGAAGGGAAGGCCAGTCCTAGACTGGGCTAGGAGAGTCCGAATCGCTATAGGTTCTGCCAAAGGTTTGGCATATTTGCATGAAGATT gtCACCCAAAAATCATTCACAGGGACATTAAGTCAGCAAACATACTGCTTGACGATGAGTTTGAAGCTCAG GTTGCTGACTTTGGACTTGCAAAACTCAGTGATTCAACGCAAACCCATGTCTCAACTCGCGTTATGGGAACCTTTGG GTACTTGGCACCAGAATATGCACAAAGTGGGAAACTGACAGATAGATCAGATGTTTTCTCTTTTGGGGTTGTTCTCTTAGAACTTATAACTGGACGCAAGCCAGTTGATCAGTACATGCCTTTGGGAGAAGAGAGTTTGGTCGAGTGG GCTCGTCCTCTGCTTCATAAAGCCATTGAGACGGGTGATTTCAGCGAACTGGTTGATAGACGGCTCGAAAAACATTATGTGGAGAATGAAGTTTTCAGAATGATTGAAACAGCTGCTGCATGTGTTAGACATTCCGGTCCAAAACGTCCACGCATGGCTCAG GTTGTGAGAGCACTAGACAGTGAAGGGGACATGGGAGACATCAGCAACGGATCCAAAGTGGGACAAAACAGTAGTGCTTATGATTCTGGTCAGTATAACTCAGACGACAGGAAAATGGCGTTTGGTTTTGACGATAGTTCAGATTCAGGGATGCACAGTGGAGACTATTCTGTCCAAACCTCCAGGAAAGGATCCAATGGAGCCTCTACTGAGTTCACAAGGAACGAATCTGAGAACCGAAACTTCAATAACCGGCGGTTCTGA